The genomic interval TCCGCACCCGCGCGGAGATCACCTGCGACAGGACGGACTTCCACACCTCCGACGAGGTCGTGTGCACCGCCGGCGATGAGGTGGTCTTCCACCGGACGTGGGAGAAGCGGATCCCACGCACGGCCGGTTGAAGACGAGTTGGGCTTTCCTGACCGTTTTACCCCTCTTGCGCTCGGCTGTGATGTGGCCCACTCGCGGGGGTGGACCGGCATGGATGCGGAATCCGTCGATCCGCCTTTTCCTTTGCGCGAGTTGAGGTTGGCGAACGCAAAGGATCAAGCGCCTCAAATGCCTCTTTCCAAGGTCAATAGGCACCGCATGTGAATTCGCCACTTGTTCCGGACATGTGCTCTCGCATACGTTCCCGGCCTGTCGGGCGGACGCCGAATCCTGCCACCACCCGACAACACCCACCTAGCACCACGGCAGGAGCGGGGGAACCAGGTAAGTCGCCGGACCGGACGTCTTCGGACATACCGGCACGGCTTGGGGTGAAGTCGCGCCTTTCGCAGGCGTGGCCGGGCAGCTCCCGCCCGAACCCGACAGCTCACCTCGCAGGCGACGGAGAGGAACTTCGCCATGTCTGCTGCCGCTCAGCACCGCCGTACCCGCACCAGCCGTCTCGCCCGCAAACTCGCCGTCGCCGGCACCGGAGTCGCCGTCCTCGCGCTGCCGCTCATCGGCGCGAGCAGCGCGTCCGCGGCCACCCCGACCGTGCAGACCGCCACCACGCTCGGCTACTCCAACACCCTCGACGGCTGGATCCGGGCCTCCCTCGCCGTCATGGCGGAGCACGGGATTCCCGGCTCCTACGACGGGATCTACCGCAACGTCATACGCGAGTCCTCCGGCAACCCCTACGCCATCAACCTCTGGGACTCCAACGCCGCGGCCGGCACGCCCTCCAAGGGCCTGCTCCAGGTGATCGACCCGACCTTCAACGCGTACCACGTGGCCAACACCTCGTGGGACCCGTACGACCCGGTCGCCAACATCACCGCGGCCTGCAACTACGCGGCCCAGCGGTACGGGTCCATCGACAACGTGTTCGGCGCGTACTAGGAACTACGCCCGCGGGAAGAGCCTTTCGAGGACGACGGCGATGCCGTCGTCCTCGTTCGACAGGGTGACCTCGTCGGCCACGGCCTTGAGTTCGGGGTGGGCGTTGGCCATCGCCACCCCGCGGGCCGCCCAGTCGAACATCGGGATGTCGTTGGGCATGTCCCCGAAGGCGATCGTCACCTCGGGCCCCAGTCCCAGGTGTTCGGCGGCCAGCGCGAGGCCGGTCGCCTTGGTGATGCCGCATGGCTGGAGTTCGACGGTCCCGGGGCCCGACATGGTGACCGTCGCCAGCGAACCCACCACCGAGCGGGCCGTGACCGCCAACTCGTCGTCGGACAGGTAGGGGTGGCGCAGCAGCACCTTGCTGATCGGCTCGCACCACAGGTCGTCGCGCCGGCCGACCCGTACCGCGGGCAGGGTCGGATGGGGCATCAGATAGCCCGGTTCGATGAGGGTGAGTCCCTCGACACCGTCCTGGTCCACGGCCGCGTACACCTGCCCGACCTCGGCCTCGATCTTGCCCAGCGCGGTCTCGGCCAGCTCCCGGTCCAGGGTCACCGACCAGAGCAGACGGTCCGCGCCGGCGTCGTACACCTGCGCGCCCTGTCCGCACACCGCGAGCCCCGTACTGCCGAGGTCGTCGAGCAGCGGCCGCACTCTGGGCGCCGGCCGGCCCGTCACGACGAGATGCCGGGCCCCGCCCGCGGCCACCCGTGCGAGCGCGGCCAACGACCGGTCGGAGAGGGTGTCGTCGGTCCGCAGCAGCGTTCCGTCCAGGTCAGTGGCGATCAGTGAATATGCGGAAGAGGCGGCCATGATCAGAGAATACGGATGGTTGGCCCCTGCGACTCGACGCGAACCGGACGGCTGCTGCTTTCACATGCGTTGACGGCAGTTCCGGTTCCTGGGTGCGGCGGCACGGCACGAACACGGCCGGCGGGCCCCGGCGGGAGCGGCCCGAAACCCTCGGCCGGTCGCCGACTTTCACCAGTACCAGCGGATCCTGGTGAGGGCCGCGAGCCCGCTTGTGCTCTTCGGCGGCGTCCTCCCCGGCCGCCCCACGGACCGAGGGGCCCCCGGCTCCGGCCGACGCCTGCCGGACGCGCCGACGGGCCCCGCGCCCGGGCCGCCCCCCCTCGGCGCCTCTCGCGGAGCGCTACGCCGAGTCCCGGACCACCAGTTCCGTCGGGAGGATCACTCCTGCCGTGTCCTCGCCCGCGATCTGGGCGAGGAGCATGCGGACCATCTCGGCGCTGATGCGGTCGAAGGGCTGGCGCATGGTGGTGAGCGCGGGGGCGATGGCGGTCGCCGCCGGGGAGTCGTCGAAGCCGCCGACAGCGATGTCATCGGGGACCGAACGCCCGGCCTGCTGAAGAACGCCCACCACACCCAGGGCCATGAGGTCCGAGGCGACGAACACCGCGTCCATGTCCGGGGCCTGGGCCAGCAGGCGGCGGGCCGCCCGTTCGCCGCCGCTGCGCCGGAAGTCGCCCTCGACGACGAGCGAGGGGTCGTAGGGCAGGCCCGCCTCGGCGAGCATGTCCCGGTAGCCGGCCAGCCGGTCGGGGCCGCCCGGCATGTCGAGCGGCCCGGTGACCATGCCGACGCGGCGCCGGCCGCCGGCGAGGAGATGACGGACCATGTCCTGCGCGCCCTCGCGGTCGGCGGCGGCCACGTAACTCACCTTGGTGCCCCGCCCTATCGGCTTGCCGCAGACCACCAACGGGATCCCGGCGTCGTGCAGTTCGGCCGCGACCGGGTCACCGCTGTGGTTGGAGAGCAGCAGCACCCCGTCGACGTGGCCCGAGGTGATGTACCGGGTCAGCCGGCGCCGGTCGTCGTCGCTCTCGGCCAGCATCAGCAGCAGCGGGATGTCGTGCTGGGCGAGCCGCTCGGTGCAACCCCGCAGCAGGACGTTGAAGTTGGGGTCCTCGAAGAACTTCTCCTGCGGCTCGGTCAGCAGGAACGCCACCGAGTCCGACCGGCCCGTACTGAGGCTGCGGGCATGCCGGTTGACCACGTAACCGGTCTTCCTGATGGCGGCCTCGACCGCCCGCCGGGCGGCGGGCGAGACGTAGTGGCCGCCGTTCAGGAAGCGGGAGACGGTGCCCCGCGAGACGCCCGCCTCCCGGGCCACGTCGTGGATGGTCGGTGGCTTGCGGCGTCCGTTCGCGGTGGTGGTCATGTTCCTCGTTCGGAGACGTTCGTGAAGGGGAGCCCGGGGCCTCAGGCCTTGACCGATCCGCTCATCAGGTCCAGCGACCAGAACCGCTGGATCACCAGGAAGAGCCCGATCAGCGGAAGGATCGCGAGCAGACACCCGGTGATGACCAGGGTGTACAGCGCGGGCTGCGAGGCGCCCTGGGCGAGCAGCGTGTACAGGCCGAGGGTGATCGGGAACTTCTCGTCGTCCGCCAGCATGACGAAGGGCAGCAGGAAGTTGTTCCAGATGCCGACGAACTGGAAGAGGAACACCGTGATCAGGCCGGGCATCATCATCGGTACGGCGATCCGCGAGAAGATCCTCCACTCGCTCGCGCCGTCCATCCGGGCCGCCTCCATGAGCTCGGCGGGCACCGACGCGGCCGCGTAGATGCGGACCAGGTAGACGCCGTACGGCGACAGGATCGACGGCAGCAGCATCGACCAGTACGAGTCGGCCATGCCGAGCTTCGACAGCAGCAGGTACTGCGGTACGGCCAGCACGATGGACGGCACCAGGACCCCGGCCAGGATCATCTTGAAGATGGCCTCACGGCCGCGGAAGCTGTAGCGGCCGAGCGCATAGCCGCCGGCGGCGGAGACCGCGGCGGAGAGCAGGGCGCCGAGACCGGCGTAGAAGGCCGAGTTGGCCATCCACCGCCAGAAGATGCCGTCGCGGTAGGCGGTCAGGTCGCTCAGGTTCTGGAAGAAGCCGCTGCCCGGGGCGAAGGTGAAGGTGGAGAAGAGCTCCGACCGGTCCTTGGTCGCCGCGACGACCACCCAGGCGATGGGGATCAGGCAGTACAGCGCGCCGAGGATCAGCACGAGCGTGGGCACCCACGCGGTGCGGCGGCCGCCCTTGGACGTGGCGGTGAGGGTGAGCGGGGTCATGCCCGGTCCTCCCGGGTGTGGCGGTCGGAGACGCGCAGCAGGGTGAAGGAGAGGAGATACGTGGCCAGGGCCAGGACGACCGCGGTGGCGGAGGCGCCGTAGATGTCGGACTGGAGGAAGGCCTTGTCGTAGATGGCCATCAGGGGGCTCCACGAGCTGGGCAGGCCGTTGGTGAGCGGCTTGAGGGCCATCGGCTCGGTGAAGACCTGGAGAGTGGCGATCACCGAGAAGAAGAAGGTGAGCACCAGGGAGGGCATCACGATCGGGATCTTGATCTTCAGGGCGATGCCCAGGTCGGTCGCGCCGTCGAGCCTGGCCGCCTCGTAGATGTCCGGCGGGATCGCCCTGAGGGCGGTGTAGATGACGATCATGTTGAAGCCGGTGCCGCCCCAGACCGCGATGTTCGCGAAGGAGAGGTACAGGTTGCCGCCGTCGAACAGGTCGGGCTGCGGGAGGCCGAACTTGTCCAGCAGGTAGTAGAAGGGGCTGACGTCCGGCAGGTACAGGAAGCCCCACATGAGCGCGGCGATGATGCCCGGCACCGCGTACGGCAGGAAGATCATCAGCCGGGCGAAGGGCGCGCTGCGCGCCTTGGGCGTGTCCAGCATCAGCGCGAACAGCAGGGCGAGGCCGAGCATGGTCGGGATGACGATGAGGCCGTATCCGAAGGCCCGCAGCACGCTGTGGCCGAACTCGGAGTCGTTCAGGACGTCGGTGTAGTTGCCGATGCCGTTCCAGACCTGCTGCCGGGCGCCCTTGCCGAGCCCGATCCCCTTGACCTGCACCCGGTGCAGGCTCAGCCAGATCGCGTACCCGATGGGCACGACGGTGAAGGCGGCGAAGAGGGTGAGGGTGGGCACCAGGAACCAGTACGGTGCGCTGCGGCCACGGCGGCGGGGGCGGCTGGGGCGGACGGACTGGGCGGTGCCGGTGCCGTCCGCCAAGGGCGCGACCTCGGTGAGGTCGGCGCCCTTGAGCGGAGCGCTGGTCATGCCTCGGTCACCTCGAAGCCCTGCTTCTTCATGTCGGCGAAGGTCTTCGACTGCACGGTGGCGAGGGCGGAGTCGAACTGGGTCTCCTTCTTCGCCTTGGTGGCCTTGCCGAAGGCGTCCTGGAAGGTGGTGTAGGCCGTGTTGACGTTGGGGCCCCAGGCCGCGGCGGCGGTGGTCGCGGCGATCTCGCCGGCGGTGGTGTAGAAGTCCGCCTGGTTCGAGAAGAACTCCGGCGTGGTCAGGACGTCCCCGGACTGGCCCTTCGTGGCGGCCGGGTAGATCGCGACCTCCTTGACCAGGGCGGCAAGCGCCTCCGGGTCGGTGTTGAGCCAGGTGGCGAACTTGGCGGCGGCCTCCGCGTGCTTGGAGTCGGTGGAGACGCCGGTGGAGGAACCGCCCCAGCTGCCGGTGACGTTGTCGCCGGACTTCCACTGCGGCAGCGGGGCCATGCGCCACTTGCCCTTGGTGTCGGGGGCGGAGGAGACCAGCACCCCGGGCGCCCAGACGGCGGAGACCCAGGCGAGGTGGGTGCCCTTGTTGAGGGCGTTGTTCCAGGCCGGGGTGTACATCGGCTGGTTGTCGACGACTCCCTCCTGCACGAGCCCGCCCCAGAACTCGGCGACCTTCTTGGTGGCCGCGTCGTCGATGCCGACGGTCCACTTGCCGGACGGGTCGACGGTCCACCAATTGCCGCCGGCCTGCTGGGAGAGGCCCGCGAAGAGACCGGGGTCGTTGGCGGAGAAGGTGGTCAAGTAGGCGTCCGGGACGGCCTTCTTGGCGGCGCGGGCGGTCTCCGCGAACTCCGTCCAGGTCTTCGGCACGGTGAGGCCGTGCTTCTTGAAGAGGTCCTCGCGGTAGTAGAACATCAGCGGCCCGGAGTCCTGCGGGATCGCGTAGAGCGCGTCCGTGCCGAGGGTGACCATGCCCCACAGGCCCTCGGCGAACTCGGACTTGGTGTCACCGGCGTACTTGGAGATGTCGGCGAGGACGTCGTTGGAGACCAGGGTGGGCAGCGACTGGTACTCGACCTGGATCAGGTCGGGGGCGTGGCCGGCCTTCTTCGCGGTGATCAGCTTGGAGAGGATCTCCTGACCGCTGGCCTGCTTGGACACCGTGACCGTGATGTCCGGGTTCTTCTTGTTCCAGATCGCGGCGACCTTCTCCATGTTCGGCGCCCACGACCAGTAGGTCAGCTTGACGGGCCCGCTGCTCTCGCCGGAGTCCTTGTCGTCGGAACCGCCGCAGGCGGCGAGGGTGCCCGTGAGGCCGAGGGCTGCGGCCCCGGCGAGGATGGTGCGCCTGCTGATCTGGCGGCGGTTGATCGACATCTTCATCTCCCCTGACTTGGAACCAGCCGGTCTCGAGACGTCGCGCGTTCGCGGCAACCGCCGTGGGGGGAGGTTCTGCGGACGTGACCGAGAGGCTGTGCGCGAGGGCCGCGCGGCTCTGTGATCGTGCACAGTAGAGAATTGTTTCGGCCCCTTGTCAATGGCGGGTGCGTGGGGTTACCTACTTGTTGCTCGCCCAGGACAGGGGTGAGGGGAGCTGTGCACGATCACAGAAAATGAGGGTTTTCTGAGTCGTCACGCGGTTCACCGGCTCCCTTCACTCCGCTCCTCGACATCTCCCCGGCCGTCCCCCGGCCGCCCTGGCCACCGCAGAGCCGGTATCTCCGTGGCCGTCCGCGAAAGGACCCTTTGACATGCGCAGACGCAGTGTTCTCACCGCTGCCGGAGCCGCCGCGCTGGCCGTTCCCGTGCTGGGGGGCGCGCCGGCCGCCGCGGCACCCGCCACCGCGGCACCCGCCACCGGCGCGCCGGCCGCCGGTCGGCGGGGCTGTCTGGACATCCGGGGGGCGGACATCTCCTCGCTGCCGAAGAACGAGGACCACGGCGCGGTGTACCGCACCGCCGACGGTCACCGCGCGGACCCGATCCGTCTGATCGCGCAGGCCGGGGTCACCCACGCCCGTCTCAAGGTGTGGGTGAACCCGGCCGACGGCTACAACACCAAGGCGCACATCCTGCCGCTCGCCCGCCGCCTCAAGCGGGCCGGGGTCGGCGTCTGGATCGACTTCCACTACTCCGACAGCTGGGCCGACCCGGCGCACCAGACCAAGCCGGCCGCCTGGGCGGGCCTGGACGTGGCGGGCCTGGCGAGGGCGGTGTACGACCACACGGCCGACGTCCTCGGTGCGCTGAAGCGGCAGGGCACCCCGGCCCAACTGGTGCAGATCGGCAACGAGCTGAACGGCGGCCTGATCTGGCCCGAGGGCAACTGGGAGCACTTCGACAACATGACCGCCTTCCTCAAGGCCGGTCTGAGCGCGGCCCGCGACACCACCCCGCGCGTCCGCACGATCCTGCATCTGGCGAACGGCGGCGACAACGGGCTGTACCGCTGGTGGTTCGACAACGTGGTGTCGTACGGCGTCGACTTCGACATCATCGGGCTCTCGTACTACCCGTTCTGGCACGGCCCGATCGCGGACGCGGCCGCCAACATGGCGGACATCACGGCGCGTTACGGCAAACCGTGCGTAATAGCCGAGACGGCGTACCCGTTCACGCTGGAGAGCGAGGACGGCGTCAACGACATCATGAACAGCCCCTCGCAGCTGACCGACGGTTTCCCCGCCACCCCGGAGGGCCAGGCCGCGTGGCTGCGCACGGTGGCCGACCTCGCCGCCGGCGTCCCGGACGGGCAGGGCCTCGGCTACTGCTACTGGGAAGGCCTGTGGACCTACCGCGCGGGCAGCGGCTGGGACCCGACGGACCCGTCCGCGGGCAACGCGTGGGAGAACCTGGCGCTGTTCGACTTCGGGGACAGGGCACTGCCGGGGCTGCGGACGCTGGGGCGTTACCGGTCGTAGGCGGGGTTCGTGGGGGGGGGAGAGAGAGCCGGGCCACGTCTCGCGGGGCGGTCGGGTTACCCGTAGCGGGAGCCGGGGCCTCGGCACCTGTGTACGAGGACCAGGGGGTGTCGGGCGCCCACACCCCGCAGGCCGCGGGGGCGGGCCGGACGACCCGACTCGGGACGCCGGAGGGGGCCCTGTCGCTCGTACGCGAGGGGACCCGCGAGGTAGAAGAGGCCCCACCTCGCAGGCCACGGGGGCAGACCAGCCCCGCCGCCCGTACACGAGGACGGCAGGGCGGACCGGCCCACACCCGGCAGGCCGCGCGGACCGACCGGGCTCCCCACCGCAGGACACCCGGGCCCTGTCGCCCGTATCCGAGGACCGCGGGGTGGACCCGCCCCGCGCCCCGCAGGCCACGCGGACCGACCGGGCTACCCGTCGCAGGACACCGGAGCCCCGCCCCCCCGTACACAAGGACCGCAGGACGTACCGGGCAGCCATACGCCGCAGGCCGCGGGGGCGGGCCGGACGACCCGCCGTAGGACAGCCCCGCCGCCCGTACACGAGGACGGCAGGGCGGACCGGCCCACACCCGCAGGCTACGCGGGCAAACCGGTCCACCCTCCGCAGGACACCCGGCCCCTGTCGCCCAGACACGAGGGGCACGGGGTGGACCGGCCCCCGCCCCGCAGGCCGCTCGCGCCGAGCGGGCTACCCGCCGCCAGACACCGGAGCCCCGACCCCCGTACACAAGGACCGCAGGACGTGCCCGCACACCCAGGGCAGGTCCCTCGCGGCTGGAGTACCTCCGCGGCTAGCCGTGGGCCGTCGCCAGGTGTCGGGCCAGGCGTGGGGAGGCGAACTCCGTGCCGCACACGAAGCGCATCACCGGGCCGTAGGAGGCCGCCGCCGGCAGGCCCGTGAAGTACAGGCCCGGCACGGAGGAGACGTACCCGGCGCCGAGCCTGGGCGTGCCCCGGCTGACCGCGAGGGCCGCGCGCAGTTCATGGCCGAGGAAGTCCATCGCGGCGAGGTCGACGCGGTAGCCGGTGGCGGCGATGACGTGGTCGGCGTCGAGGCGGTCCATCGCGCCGGTGTGGGTGAGGACGTCCAGGGCCGGGTGGCCGTCGGCCGCGTCCGCCTTGAGGATCCGGTCCACCTCGGTGACCTGCACCTTGCCCTCGAAGCGGTCGCGCAGCCACCACGCGCCGAGCGGGCCGAGGACCCGCCGGACCAGGTAGTGGCGGGTGCCGGCCGGGAGCCGGCGGTAGGGGTGCGGGTAGTAGGTCAGGGCCCACAGCGACCAGGCGCGGCCGAAGGGCGACTCCGGGCGCAGCCTCGGCTGCTTCCACGGCGGGGCGCCGAAGTCCACGCTGCCGCGTCCGCGTGCCACCACCCTGACCTGGGCGCCCGCCTCCGCCGCGAGGACGGCCGTCTCCAGCGCGGACTGGCCGGCGCCGACGACGATGAGCTCCTTGCCGGAGTACCGGCTGAGGTCGTGGTGCTGGGAGCTGTGGGAGACCGGGGCGGTGGGGGCGGGGCCGTCGGGTGCGGCGGCGGACAGTTCCGAGGGCAGGTGGGAGAGCCCCGAGAGACCGGTGGCGACGACGACCGCCCGCGCGGTGAACGACTCCCCCGAGTCGAGCTTGAGCTGGAAGCCGCCCCGCTCGCTGCGGTCCACGGACACCACCCGCACCTGTTCCAGCTGGGGCACCAGCTTCTGCTGGAACCACTGGCCGTAGGCGATGAAGGTCTCCACGGGGATGATGTCCTCGTCGGTCACCAGCCGGCGGATGCCCGCCGCGTCGCAGTAGTCGACGAGGGTGTGCCCGGGCTGCGGCGCGTCCAGGT from Streptomyces sp. CC0208 carries:
- a CDS encoding transglycosylase SLT domain-containing protein, giving the protein MSAAAQHRRTRTSRLARKLAVAGTGVAVLALPLIGASSASAATPTVQTATTLGYSNTLDGWIRASLAVMAEHGIPGSYDGIYRNVIRESSGNPYAINLWDSNAAAGTPSKGLLQVIDPTFNAYHVANTSWDPYDPVANITAACNYAAQRYGSIDNVFGAY
- a CDS encoding Cof-type HAD-IIB family hydrolase — protein: MAASSAYSLIATDLDGTLLRTDDTLSDRSLAALARVAAGGARHLVVTGRPAPRVRPLLDDLGSTGLAVCGQGAQVYDAGADRLLWSVTLDRELAETALGKIEAEVGQVYAAVDQDGVEGLTLIEPGYLMPHPTLPAVRVGRRDDLWCEPISKVLLRHPYLSDDELAVTARSVVGSLATVTMSGPGTVELQPCGITKATGLALAAEHLGLGPEVTIAFGDMPNDIPMFDWAARGVAMANAHPELKAVADEVTLSNEDDGIAVVLERLFPRA
- a CDS encoding LacI family DNA-binding transcriptional regulator, whose protein sequence is MTTTANGRRKPPTIHDVAREAGVSRGTVSRFLNGGHYVSPAARRAVEAAIRKTGYVVNRHARSLSTGRSDSVAFLLTEPQEKFFEDPNFNVLLRGCTERLAQHDIPLLLMLAESDDDRRRLTRYITSGHVDGVLLLSNHSGDPVAAELHDAGIPLVVCGKPIGRGTKVSYVAAADREGAQDMVRHLLAGGRRRVGMVTGPLDMPGGPDRLAGYRDMLAEAGLPYDPSLVVEGDFRRSGGERAARRLLAQAPDMDAVFVASDLMALGVVGVLQQAGRSVPDDIAVGGFDDSPAATAIAPALTTMRQPFDRISAEMVRMLLAQIAGEDTAGVILPTELVVRDSA
- a CDS encoding carbohydrate ABC transporter permease, which gives rise to MTPLTLTATSKGGRRTAWVPTLVLILGALYCLIPIAWVVVAATKDRSELFSTFTFAPGSGFFQNLSDLTAYRDGIFWRWMANSAFYAGLGALLSAAVSAAGGYALGRYSFRGREAIFKMILAGVLVPSIVLAVPQYLLLSKLGMADSYWSMLLPSILSPYGVYLVRIYAAASVPAELMEAARMDGASEWRIFSRIAVPMMMPGLITVFLFQFVGIWNNFLLPFVMLADDEKFPITLGLYTLLAQGASQPALYTLVITGCLLAILPLIGLFLVIQRFWSLDLMSGSVKA
- a CDS encoding sugar ABC transporter permease, with the protein product MTSAPLKGADLTEVAPLADGTGTAQSVRPSRPRRRGRSAPYWFLVPTLTLFAAFTVVPIGYAIWLSLHRVQVKGIGLGKGARQQVWNGIGNYTDVLNDSEFGHSVLRAFGYGLIVIPTMLGLALLFALMLDTPKARSAPFARLMIFLPYAVPGIIAALMWGFLYLPDVSPFYYLLDKFGLPQPDLFDGGNLYLSFANIAVWGGTGFNMIVIYTALRAIPPDIYEAARLDGATDLGIALKIKIPIVMPSLVLTFFFSVIATLQVFTEPMALKPLTNGLPSSWSPLMAIYDKAFLQSDIYGASATAVVLALATYLLSFTLLRVSDRHTREDRA
- a CDS encoding extracellular solute-binding protein, which gives rise to MKMSINRRQISRRTILAGAAALGLTGTLAACGGSDDKDSGESSGPVKLTYWSWAPNMEKVAAIWNKKNPDITVTVSKQASGQEILSKLITAKKAGHAPDLIQVEYQSLPTLVSNDVLADISKYAGDTKSEFAEGLWGMVTLGTDALYAIPQDSGPLMFYYREDLFKKHGLTVPKTWTEFAETARAAKKAVPDAYLTTFSANDPGLFAGLSQQAGGNWWTVDPSGKWTVGIDDAATKKVAEFWGGLVQEGVVDNQPMYTPAWNNALNKGTHLAWVSAVWAPGVLVSSAPDTKGKWRMAPLPQWKSGDNVTGSWGGSSTGVSTDSKHAEAAAKFATWLNTDPEALAALVKEVAIYPAATKGQSGDVLTTPEFFSNQADFYTTAGEIAATTAAAAWGPNVNTAYTTFQDAFGKATKAKKETQFDSALATVQSKTFADMKKQGFEVTEA
- a CDS encoding arabinogalactan endo-1,4-beta-galactosidase gives rise to the protein MRRRSVLTAAGAAALAVPVLGGAPAAAAPATAAPATGAPAAGRRGCLDIRGADISSLPKNEDHGAVYRTADGHRADPIRLIAQAGVTHARLKVWVNPADGYNTKAHILPLARRLKRAGVGVWIDFHYSDSWADPAHQTKPAAWAGLDVAGLARAVYDHTADVLGALKRQGTPAQLVQIGNELNGGLIWPEGNWEHFDNMTAFLKAGLSAARDTTPRVRTILHLANGGDNGLYRWWFDNVVSYGVDFDIIGLSYYPFWHGPIADAAANMADITARYGKPCVIAETAYPFTLESEDGVNDIMNSPSQLTDGFPATPEGQAAWLRTVADLAAGVPDGQGLGYCYWEGLWTYRAGSGWDPTDPSAGNAWENLALFDFGDRALPGLRTLGRYRS
- a CDS encoding NAD(P)-binding domain-containing protein, whose translation is MIQPVAVIGAGPFGLSTAAHLQARGIPVRVFGDPMVSWRDSMPAGMLLKSTPAASNLDAPQPGHTLVDYCDAAGIRRLVTDEDIIPVETFIAYGQWFQQKLVPQLEQVRVVSVDRSERGGFQLKLDSGESFTARAVVVATGLSGLSHLPSELSAAAPDGPAPTAPVSHSSQHHDLSRYSGKELIVVGAGQSALETAVLAAEAGAQVRVVARGRGSVDFGAPPWKQPRLRPESPFGRAWSLWALTYYPHPYRRLPAGTRHYLVRRVLGPLGAWWLRDRFEGKVQVTEVDRILKADAADGHPALDVLTHTGAMDRLDADHVIAATGYRVDLAAMDFLGHELRAALAVSRGTPRLGAGYVSSVPGLYFTGLPAAASYGPVMRFVCGTEFASPRLARHLATAHG